A window from Peromyscus eremicus chromosome 1, PerEre_H2_v1, whole genome shotgun sequence encodes these proteins:
- the LOC131903341 gene encoding vomeronasal type-2 receptor 116-like, which translates to MFTLIFLFLLLNIPLLVSSIIPPRCFWRMKQNKDKDRDLLTGCIFILYRVQWPVEKDYFSHILNKQTSIEYKYFPLALAFSLDEVNRNLDLLPNMSFVFEFPEGSCKTVSKSYRRVPLSEENRKFPPNYNCFKDTMCLVMLSGPNLATSAMFALYQDPYRSQQVLRLTYGPFHTILSDHEKFPYLYQMAPKDTALPLAMVSLMLHFNWNWIGLAILDNDEGTQFLSHLRREMEKNRVCFAFVSMIPGNTHLYMSRAEMYYNRIMTSSTNIVIIYGDTDSTLAVSFRMWESLGIQRIWVTTSQWDVTTSKRDLTLDSSHGTLAFAHHHSEISGFKKFVQTLNPLKYTDEYLTRLGWMNFNCEVSASKCETLKNCSSNASLQWLMRQTFDVAFSDDSYDIYNAVYAVAHAVHEMLLQQVDDGKGHYGTCLKLHSFLRKTHFTNPVGEKVNMNQREKQQGEYDIFQIWNFPNGFGFKVKIGEFSPYFPYGQQLHIYEDVIEWSTGNRQMPPSVCSADCGPGFRKFLQEGNAACCFDCIPCPENEVSNETNVDKCVRCPEDQYANREQDQCIHKAVIFLNYEDPLGMALALMALWFSAFTVLIFGVFVKHHDTPIVKANNRNLSYILLISLMFCFLCPLLFIGQPNSATCAMQQITFGVVFTVAVSTVLAKTVTVLLAFTVTAPGRRMRFFLISRAPNYIIAICTLIQIILCAIWLRVSPPSINIDAHSVHGQIIIVCDKGSVTAFYCVLGYHGSLAFGSFIVAFLARNLPDKFNEAKLLTFSMLLFCSVWVTFLPVYHSTRGKVMVVVEVFSILSSSAGLLGCIFIPKCYIILFKPERNSLEKIRGKTSP; encoded by the exons ATGTTCACTTTGATTTTTCTGTTCTTGCTCCTGAACATTCCACTTCTTGTGTCCAGTATCATTCCTCCTAGATGCTTTTGGAGAATGAAGCAGAATAAAGACAAAGATAGAGACTTGTTGACAGGTTGTATCTTCATCCTTTACAGAGTGCAGTGGCCTGTGGAGAAAGATTATTTCAGCCACATTCTTAATAAACA AACATCAATTGAATACAAATACTTTCCATTGGCCTTAGCTTTTTCCCTGGATGAAGTCAACAGGAACCTTGATCTTTTGCCAAATATGTCATTCGTATTTGAATTCCCTGAAGGTAGTTGTAAGACTGTGTCAAAATCATACAGGCGCGTGCCTTTATCTGAAGAAAATCGAAAATTTCCCCCTAATTATAATTGTTTCAAAGACACTATGTGTTTAGTGATGCTGAGTGGACCAAACCTGGCAACATCTGCAATGTTTGCACTATACCAGGACCCCTACAGATCTCAACAG GTCCTCCGTCTTACCTATGGACCTTTCCATACCATCCTGAGTGATCATGAAAAATTTCCCTATCTGTATCAGATGGCCCCCAAGGATACAGCTCTACCCCTGGCCATGGTTTCTTTGATGCTTCACTTCAATTGGAACTGGATAGGACTGGCCATCTTAGACAATGATGAGGGTACCCAATTTTTATCACATttgagaagagagatggaaaaaaatagaGTCTGCTTTGCCTTTGTGAGTATGATCCCAGGCAACACGCATTTATACATGTCAAGAGCTGAAATGTATTATAACCGAATCATGACATCATCCACAAATATAGTTATCATTTATGGTGACACAGACAGTACTCTAGCTGTGAGCTTTAGAATGTGGGAATCTCTAGGTATACAGAGAATATGGGTGACCACTTCACAGTGGGATGTCACTACAAGTAAGAGAGACTTAACACTTGACTCATCCCATGGGACACTAGCTTTTGCACACCACCATTCTgagatttctggttttaaaaaatttgttcagACACTGAACCCTCTCAAATACACAGATGAATACCTCACAAGGCTGGGATGGATGAACTTTAACTGTGAAGTCTCAGCTTCTAAGTGTGAGACACTGAAGAATTGTTCATCCAATGCTTCGTTGCAATGGCTAATGAGACAGACTTTCGACGTGGCTTTTAGTGATGACAGTTATGACATATATAATGCAGTGTATGCTGTGGCCCATGCTGTTCATGAGATGCTTCTTCAACAAGTGGATGATGGGAAAGGACACTATGGTACCTGCTTGAAG CTGCACTCCTTTCTGAGGAAGACTCACTTCACTAATCCTGTTGGAGAAAAAGTGAATATGAACCAAAGAGAAAAGCAGCAGGGAGAGTATGACATTTTCCAGATTTGGAATTTCCCAAATGGATTTGGATTTAAGGTGAAGATAGGAGAGTTTAGTCCATATTTCCCATACGGTCAACAGCTCCATATATATGAAGATGTGATAGAGTGGTCCACAGGAAATAGACAG ATGCCACcctctgtgtgcagtgctgattgtggtcctggattcagaaaaTTCTTGCAGGAGGGAAATGCAGCCTGCTGTTTTGATTGCATCCCCTGTCCAGAAAATGAAGTTTCTAATGAGACAA ATGTGGATAAATGTGTGAGGTGTCCAGAGGACCAGTATGCCAACAGAGAGCAGGACCAGTGCATTCACAAAGCAGTGATCTTTCTGAACTACGAAGATCCCTTGGGGATGGCTCTTGCCTTAATGGCCTTGTGGTTCTCTGCATTCACAGTTCTGATTTTTGGGGTCTTTGTCAAACACCATGACACTCCCATTGTGAAGGCCAATAACCGGAATCTTAGTTACATATTGCTTATCTCActcatgttttgtttcttgtgcccCTTGCTCTTCATTGGTCAACCCAACTCAGCTACCTGTGCAATGCAGCAAATCACATTTGGAGTTGTAttcactgtggctgtttccactgtgttaGCCAAAACAGTGACTGTGCTGCTAGCCTTCACAGTTACAGCCCCTGGAAGAAGGATGAGGTTCTTCCTGATTTCAAGGGCACCCAACTACATCATTGCCATCTGTACCCTCATCCAAATTATTCTCTGTGCAATCTGGCTGCGAGTTTCTCCCCCCTCTATTAACATTGATGCACACTCTGTGCATGGCCAAATCATCATTGTGTGTGACAAGGGCTCAGTTACTGCATTCTACTGTGTCTTGGGATACCATGGCTCTCTTGCCTTTGGGAGCTTCATTGTGGCTTTCTTGGCCAGGAATCTCCCTGACaaattcaatgaagccaagttgcTGACCTTCAGCATGCTGTTGTTCTGCAGTGTGTGGGTCACCtttctccctgtctaccacagcactAGGGGCAAGGTCATGGTGGTAGTGGAGGTCTTCTCCATTTTGTCCTCAAGTGCAGGCTTGCTGGGATGCATCTTTATCCCCAAGTGCTACATAATTTTGTTTAAACCGGAGAGAAATTCTCTTGAAAAGATAAGGGGTAAAACATCTCCCTGA